The Longimicrobiales bacterium genome has a window encoding:
- a CDS encoding oligosaccharide flippase family protein, with protein sequence MSIARNGIRIFATNWAAFPLQLATGIVVIRVLGAEGKGLLVLLTSVAGILAMLAQLGMPASSVFLLRSGRCDARTLLAHFAIWSAAATVVIAGAGALGMRAFAALFLDDASVSALVALFVLLSFVSQLLIAFTTNLLLAQAAVQQYAQLTAVMHVGTLALTLVLTLALPLGVPGALAAVVMPQLAAAAWGAARLAGSARTQPTRISRAVFRDMLRIGIGHYAGTVGSQMFKRLDSFLVAYFLGTGPVGYYAVAMTAYEGMLSIPRALSAILGGEASARGADRGGAMVARASRVVLCVMLLTGAAVAVASPWIVPLIYGADFILAVAPLQILLAAAACVGMTIAVQAYFLGIGRPGIGGMLTLLAGALNLILSLWLIPTRGIVGNALATLLAGTVSLGLHLAFFRKHSGRSMAAMLVCNANDLAALLAGLRSAGFRRGARSLSRPLNEAD encoded by the coding sequence TCATCCGTGTGCTCGGCGCGGAGGGCAAGGGCCTGCTCGTGCTGCTCACCTCGGTCGCCGGCATCCTGGCCATGCTCGCGCAACTCGGAATGCCGGCTTCCAGCGTTTTCCTGCTTCGGTCGGGGCGCTGCGACGCGCGCACGCTGCTGGCCCATTTCGCCATCTGGTCGGCTGCGGCCACGGTGGTCATCGCCGGTGCTGGCGCGCTCGGCATGCGTGCGTTCGCTGCGCTGTTCCTCGATGACGCCAGCGTGTCTGCGCTGGTCGCCCTGTTCGTGCTGCTCTCGTTCGTGTCCCAACTCCTGATAGCCTTCACCACCAACCTGCTCCTCGCACAGGCGGCTGTGCAGCAGTACGCGCAGCTGACGGCTGTCATGCACGTGGGCACTCTCGCCCTGACCCTCGTCCTCACGCTCGCCCTGCCGTTGGGCGTCCCCGGTGCACTGGCGGCGGTTGTCATGCCACAACTCGCCGCCGCCGCGTGGGGCGCGGCCCGCCTGGCGGGATCGGCGCGCACGCAACCGACGCGGATCAGCAGGGCCGTTTTCCGTGATATGCTCCGCATCGGTATCGGCCATTACGCGGGCACGGTCGGCTCGCAGATGTTCAAGCGCCTCGACAGCTTCCTCGTCGCGTATTTTCTCGGCACCGGACCGGTCGGCTATTACGCGGTCGCGATGACTGCGTATGAGGGCATGTTGAGCATTCCCCGCGCCCTCTCCGCGATCCTCGGCGGCGAGGCATCCGCGCGCGGCGCGGACCGGGGCGGTGCGATGGTCGCGCGTGCGTCTCGTGTGGTCCTCTGCGTCATGCTGCTCACCGGTGCAGCCGTGGCCGTGGCGAGCCCGTGGATCGTGCCCCTCATTTACGGAGCGGATTTCATTCTGGCCGTCGCGCCGCTCCAGATCCTGCTCGCGGCCGCAGCCTGCGTGGGCATGACCATCGCCGTTCAGGCGTACTTCCTGGGCATCGGCCGCCCGGGCATCGGCGGCATGTTGACCCTGCTCGCGGGTGCGCTTAACCTCATACTCAGCTTGTGGTTGATACCGACGCGGGGGATCGTCGGCAACGCCCTCGCCACGCTGCTCGCAGGCACCGTTTCGCTCGGCCTGCATCTGGCTTTCTTCCGCAAACACTCCGGGAGGTCCATGGCAGCAATGCTGGTCTGTAATGCAAATGATCTGGCGGCTTTGCTCGCCGGCCTGCGCAGTGCCGGCTTCCGGCGCGGCGCCCGCTCGCTGAGCCGGCCGCTTAATGAGGCTGATTGA